Proteins co-encoded in one Puntigrus tetrazona isolate hp1 chromosome 20, ASM1883169v1, whole genome shotgun sequence genomic window:
- the mycn gene encoding N-myc protein produces MPAKTMNSDLEFDSLQPCFYPDEDDFYFCRPDAAPPGEDIWKKFELLPTPPLSPSRAALPGDPGELGAVAGDCSLMGFGLTDPLDWASELLFLPEDDIWGASDGDLFGSVLDTTDNSIIIQDCMWSGFSAREKLERVVNEKLGKAVSAPTAPEAGKDTTVKTPEMSHSIPECVDPTVVFPYPVNKRNGSSSSSHSSSQSMTQLRSQHLPPVSADETPSDSDDEDDEGEEDDDDDDDDEDDEEEEEEEEEEEIDVVTVEKRRSITSKITSTGLSAASNPQVSAGGRLGSGVSKAPQELILKRTAAASIHQQQHNYAAPSPYSDQQDVPSAPPSKKLRIDNSTITLRTGRNQNSSPNSPTNGVPSQRMRKSDSSSPRCSDSEDSERRRNHNILERQRRNDLRSSFLTLRDQVPELAHNDKAAKVVILKKATEYVSSLEAQEFQLQQEKDRLQARRQQLLRRLEQARTR; encoded by the exons ATGCCAGCTAAAACCATGAACTCTGATTTGGAGTTTGACTCCTTGCAGCCTTGTTTCTACCCGGACGAGGATGACTTCTACTTCTGCAGACCAGACGCTGCACCGCCTGGTGAGGACATCTGGAAGAAATTCGAGCTGCTGCCCACTCCTCCTCTGTCCCCGAGCCGAGCAGCGCTTCCAGGGGACCCAGGGGAGCTGGGTGCTGTGGCAGGGGATTGCTCACTGATGGGCTTTGGATTAACGGACCCGTTGGACTGGGCTTCCGAGCTTCTGTTCTTACCAGAAGATGACATTTGGGGAGCATCAGACGGGGACCTCTTTGGTTCAGTATTGGATACTACAGACAATTCCATTATCATTCAGGACTGCATGTGGAGTGGCTTCTCAGCACGTGAGAAATTGGAGCGGGTGGTGAATGAGAAACTCGGGAAAGCCGTCTCTGCTCCTACCGCTCCCGAAGCCGGAAAAGACACAACAGTCAAGACACCCGAAATGAGCCACTCTATACCGGAGTGTGTGGACCCCACCGTGGTTTTCCCTTATCCAGTCAACAAAAGAAacgggagcagcagcagcagccacaGCAGCAGCCAAAGTATGACACAGTTGAGGAGCCAACACTTGCCTCCAGTCAGCGCAGACGAGACACCAAGTGACTCTG ATGATGAGGATGACGAAGgagaagaagatgatgatgatgacgatgatgatgaagacgacgaagaagaagaagaagaggaggaggaggaggagatcgATGTCGTCACGGTGGAAAAAAGGCGTTCCATCACCAGCAAGATAACCAGCACTGGTCTGTCTGCCGCCTCTAACCCTCAAGTGTCTGCAGGAGGGAGGCTGGGATCCGGGGTGAGCAAAGCGCCACAGGAGCTCATTCTGAAGAGGACAGCAGCGGCCTCCATCCACCAGCAGCAGCATAACTACGCAGCCCCATCCCCTTACTCCGACCAGCAAGACGTACCCAGCGCCCCTCCAAGCAAGAAACTCAGAATTGACAACAGCACTATAACTCTACGCACTGGCAGGAACCAGAACTCTTCCCCGAACTCCCCTACTAACGGCGTACCAAGCCAGCGAATGAGGAAGAGCGACTCCAGCAGCCCACGATGCTCAGATTCCGAGGACAGCGAACGCCGGCGAAACCACAACATCCTAGAGCGTCAGCGGCGCAACGACCTGCGCTCTAGCTTCCTCACTCTGCGCGACCAGGTGCCCGAGCTGGCGCACAACGACAAGGCGGCGAAGGTGGTCATCCTGAAGAAGGCCACCGAGTACGTCAGCTCCCTGGAGGCCCAAGAGTTCCAACTCCAGCAGGAAAAAGACAGACTACAGGCCCGACGACAACAGCTCCTCCGCAGGCTCGAGCAGGCCAGGACTCGTTAA